One part of the Rutidosis leptorrhynchoides isolate AG116_Rl617_1_P2 unplaced genomic scaffold, CSIRO_AGI_Rlap_v1 contig310, whole genome shotgun sequence genome encodes these proteins:
- the LOC139882818 gene encoding probable inactive purple acid phosphatase 27 has translation MELHIPTQLAIFSISIVLLTRSSSSSLPWSSLSNLHPLVVDSALEHLNYTAISEFRLLNRRQILQCHDPNRYLQINVSGDTALGDEEYLTVKVTGVLVPADSDWIAMISPSNADVSDCPSNKARYAETGDLSNLPLLCHYPVKAQYLSKDPDYLSCKKKECKKYKDGQCVVTTCGGTLTFHVVNIRTDIEFVLFAGGFATPCVLKKSNSLTFANPNQPLYGHLSSIDSTGTSMRITWVSGDKEPQEVQYGDGKSQTSEVSTFSQDDMCSNVLHSPAKDFGWHDPGYIHSAVMTGLQPSTSYPYKYGSDSAGWSQQVQFRTPPAGGSNELKFLAFGDMGKAPLDDSVEHYIQPGSISVAKAVLDYVDSGNVDAIFHIGDISYATGFLVEWDFFLNLISPFASRVSYMTAIGNHERDYGGSGSMYSTPDSGGECGVAYETYFPMPTPAKDKPWYSIEQASVHFTVISTEHDWSENSEQYRWMKGDMASVDRSKTPWLVFTGHRPMYTSGSGGGADHRFLDAVEPLLLDNKVDLVLFGHVHNYERTCSVYQNECKAMPKKDQSGVDTYDHSNYSAPVQVVIGMAGFSLDNFLDEPSDWSLIRISKFGYFRGHATPEELQLEYVNAGTRKVEDIFRITR, from the exons ATGGAGCTCCACATTCCAACACAACTCGCAATCTTTTCCATTTCCATCGTCCTTTTGACtcgctcttcttcttcttctttgccgTGGTCGTCACTGTCGAATTTGCACCCGCTGGTGGTTGACTCCGCGCTTGAGCATCTCAACTATACCGCCATATCTGAGTTCCGGTTACTAAACAGAAGGCAAATTCTCCAGTGCCACGACCCAAACCGGTATCTCCAAATCAATGTCAGCGGCGACACCGCCCTTGGGGATGAAGAGTATCTCACGGTTAAGGTGACCGGAGTCTTGGTTCCAGCGGACTCCGACTGGATTGCCATGATATCTCCATCGAACGCCGA TGTCTCAGATTGTCCATCGAACAAGGCTCGATATGCAGAGACCGGTGATCTTAGTAATCTTCCTCTTCTATGCCATTATCCTGTCAAG GCACAATACTTGAGCAAGGATCCGGACTATCTGAGCTGCAAGAAGAAGGAGTGCAAGAAATACAAGGACGGTCAATGTGTGGTGACAACATGCGGCGGCACCTTGACGTTTCACGTTGTAAACATCAGAACCGACATTGAGTTTGTGCTGTTCGCCGGGGGTTTTGCAACACCATGTGTATTGAAGAAATCGAACTCTTTGACTTTTGCTAACCCGAACCAACCGCTCTATGGCCATCTCTCCAGCATTGACTCGACTGGGACCTCG ATGAGGATTACATGGGTTAGTGGAGACAAAGAGCCCCAAGAGGTGCAATACGGAGATGGGAAATCACAAACTTCCGAAGTTAGTACATTCTCACAAGATGATATGTGCA GTAATGTGCTACATAGTCCTGCCAAAGATTTCGGTTGGCATGACCCCGGTTACATTCATTCAGCCGTGATGACAGGACTGCAGCCTTCTACCTCTTATCCTTACAAATATGGAAG TGATTCAGCTGGTTGGAGTCAACAAGTTCAGTTCAGGACACCGCCGGCAGGAGGATCAAATGAACTCAAGTTTCTTGCATTTGGGGATATGGGAAAAGCCCCTCTGGATGATTCAGTTGAGCACTACATTCAG CCAGGATCAATCTCGGTGGCAAAGGCAGTGTTGGATTATGTAGACTCCGGCAATGTGGATGCCATCTTCCATATTGGAGACATAAGCTACGCCACCGGCTTCTTAGTGGAGTGGGATTTCTTCCTCAACCTCATCAGCCCTTTTGCTTCCCGAGTTTCGTACATGACTGCAATTGGGAACCATGAAAG AGATTATGGGGGCTCTGGATCCATGTACTCAACTCCGGACTCCGGTGGGGAATGCGGTGTTGCTTATGAGACATACTTCCCAATGCCAACCCCAGCGAAGGACAAGCCATGGTATTCCATAGAACAAGCCAGTGTTCATTTTACTGTGATTTCAACCGAACATGACTGGTCCGAGAATTCAGAGCAG TATCGATGGATGAAAGGGGACATGGCTTCAGTCGACCGATCTAAAACTCCTTGGTTAGTTTTCACGGG GCACAGGCCCATGTACACTTCTGGTTCTGGAGGAGGTGCTGACCATAGGTTTCTTGATGCTGTAGAACCGTTGCTATTGGACAACAAG gttgaTCTAGTTCTCTTCGGCCACGTTCATAACTATGAAAGAACATGCTCGGTTTACCAAAATGAGTGTAAAGCCATGCCAAAGAAAGATCAAAGCGGGGTTGATACTTATGATCACAGCAATTATAGTGCACCTGTGCAAGTGGTTATTGGTATGGCCGGGTTCAGTCTGGATAACTTCCTAGATGAG CCAAGTGACTGGAGTTTGATAAGGATTTCCAAATTCGGCTATTTCAGAGGACATGCAACTCCAGAAGAGTTACAACTAGAG TATGTGAATGCCGGCACGAGGAAGGTGGAAGACATCTTCCGCATCACCCGATAA